A single region of the Jatrophihabitans sp. GAS493 genome encodes:
- a CDS encoding glycine hydroxymethyltransferase: protein MTQTTPPSTAIANAFAQPFDGEAASAAYRNALQVIGAVEPKIADAIRAELADQRSSLKLIASENYASPAVLLTMGSWLSDKYAEGTIGHRFYAACQNIDTVESLAAEHAKALFGAPHAYVQPHSGIDANLVAFWAILAQRIESPALAAAGAKHVNDLSDADWSALRSALGDQRMLGMSLDAGGHLTHGFRPNISGKMFHQSSYGTDPKTELLDYAEVRRMAHEFKPLILIAGYSAYPRRVNFATMREIADEVGATLMVDMAHFAGLVAGKVFTGDFNPVPFAHVTTTTTHKSLRGPRGGMVLCQPEYADAVDRGCPMVLGGPLGQVMAAKAVALAEARQPEFANYAQAVADNAVSLAEGLSSRGGRLVTGGTDNHLVLLDVTSFGLTGRQAESALVESGIVTNRNAIPRDPNGAWYTSGVRLGTPALTSRGFTGDDLDRVAELIVDVLSAATPTATADGGASKAKYTLTDGLAARTQAAASELLDAHPLYPGLDLS, encoded by the coding sequence ATGACACAGACCACCCCACCATCCACCGCGATCGCCAACGCCTTCGCCCAGCCCTTCGACGGCGAGGCCGCCAGCGCCGCCTACCGGAACGCGCTGCAGGTGATCGGTGCCGTCGAGCCGAAGATCGCCGACGCGATCCGGGCCGAACTGGCCGACCAGCGCTCCTCGCTGAAGCTCATCGCCAGCGAGAACTACGCCTCGCCGGCCGTGCTGCTGACGATGGGCAGCTGGCTGTCGGACAAGTACGCCGAAGGCACCATCGGGCATCGTTTCTACGCCGCCTGCCAGAACATCGACACGGTGGAGTCGCTGGCCGCCGAGCATGCGAAGGCGCTCTTCGGCGCCCCGCATGCCTACGTTCAGCCCCACTCGGGCATCGACGCCAACCTGGTTGCCTTCTGGGCCATCCTCGCTCAGCGGATCGAGTCGCCGGCACTGGCCGCGGCCGGGGCCAAGCACGTCAACGACCTCAGCGACGCCGACTGGAGCGCCCTGCGCAGTGCCCTCGGCGATCAGCGGATGCTCGGCATGTCGCTGGACGCCGGCGGGCACCTCACCCACGGGTTCCGCCCCAACATCTCGGGCAAGATGTTCCACCAGTCCTCCTACGGAACCGACCCCAAGACCGAGCTGCTCGACTACGCCGAGGTCCGGCGAATGGCCCATGAATTCAAGCCATTGATCCTCATCGCGGGCTATTCGGCCTATCCGCGTCGGGTCAACTTCGCAACCATGCGCGAGATCGCCGATGAGGTCGGCGCGACGCTGATGGTGGACATGGCCCACTTCGCGGGGCTGGTGGCCGGCAAGGTCTTCACCGGCGATTTCAACCCGGTGCCGTTCGCCCACGTCACCACGACGACGACGCACAAGTCACTGCGTGGCCCCCGTGGCGGCATGGTGCTCTGCCAGCCTGAATACGCCGACGCCGTCGACCGTGGCTGCCCGATGGTGCTGGGGGGTCCGCTCGGTCAGGTGATGGCCGCCAAGGCCGTCGCGCTCGCCGAGGCCCGCCAGCCCGAGTTCGCAAACTACGCCCAGGCGGTGGCCGACAACGCCGTGTCGCTGGCCGAGGGTCTGAGCTCGCGAGGCGGCCGGCTGGTTACCGGAGGCACCGACAATCACCTGGTGTTGCTGGACGTCACCTCCTTCGGGCTGACCGGCCGGCAGGCCGAGTCGGCGCTGGTCGAGTCGGGCATCGTCACCAACCGCAATGCGATCCCGCGCGACCCGAACGGTGCCTGGTACACCTCCGGCGTACGCCTCGGCACCCCGGCGCTGACCAGCCGCGGCTTCACCGGTGACGACCTGGACCGGGTGGCCGAACTGATCGTGGACGTGCTCTCCGCGGCCACCCCGACCGCCACCGCCGACGGGGGTGCCTCGAAGGCGAAGTACACCCTCACCGACGGCCTCGCGGCCCGCACCCAGGCGGCGGCGTCGGAGCTTCTGGACGCCCACCCCCTCTACCCGGGGCTCGACCTGAGCTGA